A segment of the Actinomycetota bacterium genome:
TGGACCAGGTAGACGACCGGGGGGCCGGCCGGGTCGGGCGCGCCCACGGCCGGTCGTTCGCCCCAGACCTCGCCGGCGACCGTGCGGCCGTGGACCTCGACCTGGAAGGGGCGGCCCGGGGGCGCCAGCCGGTCGTGGCCGCCGCGCCCGTTGGGGACGGTGAACCAGAGCGACTCCGCCCAGCGGGCCCCGACGGCGGGAGCGATCCGCTCGAGCAGGGCGAATGACCGAACGATCGTGCTTTTCTTCATCGCTGCGCGACGGCTGGTCGGCATGGAGGTCTCCTCAGGAGGCGGGGCGGGCGGCCGCCACCAGCGCCTCGAAGGCGCGGGTGGCGCGGGCGGCGGCGTCGGGGTCGTCGAGCAGCCGGCTGGCGTGGTGGTAGGCCAGCATCGTCCCGTGCAGGTCGTAGGCGAACTGGACGGGGTCGGCGTCGGGGCGGAAGTGGCCCTCGGCGACGCCGGTGCGGAACACCTGGGCGATCGTGTCCAGCCAGTCGCGCTGGTCCTGGGCCAGCCGGTCGCGGACGGGGCCGGGCTGGCCGTCGAACTCGGCGCTGGCGGCGACGAACAGGCAGCCGCCGGGCAGGGCCTCGGCGTCCCAGGCGAGCCAGCGCCGGAACAGCTCGCGCATCCGGGGCTCGCCGCGGGGGGCGGCCAGGGCCGGGCGGATCACCAGGTCGATGAAGCGGGCCCGGGTGTGGTCGAGCAGCTGGAGCTGGAGCGACTCCTTGGACTGGAAGTGGGCGAACAGGCCGCTCTTGGAGAGCTGGGTCGAGGCGGCCAGCGACCCGATGGTCAGCCCGCTCAGCCCGACCCGGCTGGCCACCCTGGCCGCCTCGTCGAGTACGGCCTGCCTGGTCGCCGTTCCCTTGCTCATGGGGTCAATAAAAGCACGAACGTTCGTCTACATCAAGAGGGGGAGGGCGAGTCAGCTTCGGCGGGGGGCTCCGAGGGGACCGGGGGCGCAGCGGCGTCGGGCGAATCCGCGGCAGGGGCGGCCGCGGCCGGGCGGGAGCGGGTGGCCCAGGTGCTCGGGTCGTCCCTGAGGCCTTCGAGGACCCAGCAGGCGATGGGGTCGCGCTTGCCCTTGACCTCGATGGGGTCGAGGGGGCGGACGATGGCGAGGTGCTTGATGGCGGCCTGGGTGGTGGGGCCGACCACGACCTGGCCGGCCTCGGCGACCTCCTGCTCCAGGCGGGCGGCCAGGTTGACGGTGTCGCCGATGGCGGTGAAGTTGCGG
Coding sequences within it:
- a CDS encoding TetR/AcrR family transcriptional regulator, whose product is MSKGTATRQAVLDEAARVASRVGLSGLTIGSLAASTQLSKSGLFAHFQSKESLQLQLLDHTRARFIDLVIRPALAAPRGEPRMRELFRRWLAWDAEALPGGCLFVAASAEFDGQPGPVRDRLAQDQRDWLDTIAQVFRTGVAEGHFRPDADPVQFAYDLHGTMLAYHHASRLLDDPDAAARATRAFEALVAAARPAS